From Candidatus Pedobacter colombiensis, one genomic window encodes:
- a CDS encoding MarR family transcriptional regulator: MKQQETIDYFLKVVWQNVSNTYNQIASGFGITQAIGYVLINIDKEGTAVSQLAGLLGVKATSLSRMLNNMEELGLIYRETSSGDRRSVKVYLTELGYEKRRMAKDVVIAFNEYLGENLSLAEKNNLLAALQKLNKLTLAYKIPVEHDEQKDK, translated from the coding sequence ATGAAACAACAGGAAACAATTGATTATTTTTTGAAAGTAGTTTGGCAGAATGTATCTAACACATACAATCAGATTGCTTCGGGATTTGGAATTACACAAGCCATTGGTTATGTGCTTATTAATATTGATAAGGAAGGGACTGCTGTTTCTCAGTTGGCTGGCCTGCTGGGAGTGAAGGCAACCAGCTTGTCAAGAATGCTAAACAATATGGAAGAATTGGGGTTAATATATAGAGAAACTTCTTCGGGCGACAGGCGTTCGGTAAAAGTTTATCTGACCGAACTTGGTTATGAAAAGAGACGTATGGCCAAAGATGTGGTGATTGCTTTTAACGAATACCTGGGCGAAAACCTGAGTTTAGCTGAGAAGAATAACCTCCTGGCAGCCCTGCAGAAATTGAACAAACTTACATTGGCATATAAAATTCCCGTTGAACATGATGAACAAAAAGATAAATAG
- the ggt gene encoding gamma-glutamyltransferase: protein MQKIIKLKSFIAAATAVWVTAVFSGCVGGQLGQDNSAEYRNGMVVSANEKASQVGLNILKKGGNAIDAAVAVQFALAVVYPNAGNIGGGGFMVYRSASAEINTLDFREKAPEKASRDMYLDSEGNPVVDKSLDGHLASGVPGSVAGMVAAHQKYGKLKWAELIEPAIALAKNGFKISERQADELNKQKERFVKYNPNGTALVKETEWLEGDVLVQSELAATLEQIRDKGHAGFYEGQVADSLLAEMKRGGGIISAEDLKNYKAIWRKPIVGNYKAYRIITMPPPSSGGIALIQLLKLVEPFPLKRWGLNADSTVQLVVEAERRVYADRATYLGDPDFYKVPQAQLLNAAYIKSRMAGFNWSHATPSSEIKAGVLTGVEHEETTHFSIVDREGNAVSVTTTLNGSYGSAVVVKGGGFLLNNEMDDFSVKPGAPNMYGLVGGEANAIAPGKRMLSSMTPTIVEKDGKLFMVVGTPGGSTIITSVFQTMVNVIEFDKSMQSAVNAKRFHHQWLPDTVYVEKGALDSITTLNLINKGYPILERGPIGRVDAILKTKWGYYQGGADKRGDDKALGW, encoded by the coding sequence ATGCAGAAAATTATAAAGCTTAAAAGTTTCATTGCGGCAGCTACCGCAGTATGGGTAACAGCCGTTTTTTCTGGCTGTGTGGGTGGACAGCTTGGTCAGGACAATAGTGCCGAATACCGTAATGGGATGGTGGTTTCGGCCAATGAAAAGGCTTCTCAGGTTGGATTAAACATTTTAAAAAAAGGAGGAAATGCCATTGATGCGGCTGTTGCAGTACAGTTTGCCCTGGCTGTTGTATATCCAAATGCCGGAAATATCGGTGGCGGTGGCTTTATGGTTTACCGTTCTGCATCCGCAGAAATAAACACGCTTGATTTTCGTGAAAAGGCCCCTGAAAAGGCTTCCAGAGATATGTACTTGGATTCAGAGGGTAACCCTGTTGTAGATAAAAGTCTGGATGGGCATTTGGCTTCTGGGGTTCCGGGATCGGTAGCTGGAATGGTGGCTGCGCATCAAAAATATGGGAAGCTGAAATGGGCAGAGTTGATTGAGCCGGCAATTGCATTGGCCAAAAATGGATTTAAGATCAGCGAGCGACAAGCCGACGAGTTGAATAAGCAGAAGGAAAGGTTTGTAAAGTATAATCCCAATGGTACAGCGCTTGTAAAGGAAACTGAATGGTTGGAAGGTGATGTACTGGTTCAGTCAGAACTTGCAGCAACTTTAGAGCAGATAAGGGATAAGGGTCATGCAGGATTTTATGAAGGACAGGTAGCGGATAGTTTACTGGCCGAAATGAAGCGTGGTGGAGGAATTATCAGCGCCGAAGATTTAAAAAATTATAAAGCTATATGGCGTAAACCTATTGTTGGCAATTATAAGGCTTATCGTATTATAACTATGCCTCCACCATCAAGTGGCGGTATTGCTTTAATTCAGCTGCTGAAATTAGTGGAGCCTTTCCCTTTAAAAAGGTGGGGATTAAATGCCGACTCAACAGTACAGCTGGTTGTTGAGGCTGAACGTAGGGTGTATGCTGACAGGGCTACCTATCTTGGTGATCCTGATTTTTATAAAGTACCACAAGCGCAGTTATTAAATGCTGCTTACATTAAAAGTAGAATGGCTGGCTTTAACTGGTCTCATGCTACGCCAAGCTCGGAAATTAAGGCCGGAGTGTTGACGGGTGTTGAGCATGAGGAGACCACTCATTTTTCTATTGTAGACAGGGAGGGCAACGCCGTGTCTGTAACCACCACCTTAAATGGATCGTATGGATCGGCAGTGGTTGTAAAAGGCGGTGGCTTTTTATTGAATAATGAAATGGATGATTTTTCGGTAAAGCCCGGCGCGCCAAATATGTATGGTTTAGTAGGTGGAGAAGCAAACGCAATTGCACCGGGTAAGCGTATGTTGAGTTCTATGACGCCAACTATAGTCGAAAAAGATGGTAAACTGTTCATGGTTGTAGGTACTCCGGGGGGCTCTACCATTATTACTTCTGTTTTTCAAACGATGGTTAATGTTATCGAATTTGATAAAAGTATGCAGAGTGCGGTGAATGCGAAAAGGTTTCATCATCAATGGTTACCGGATACCGTTTATGTGGAAAAAGGAGCTCTGGATAGTATAACAACCCTCAACTTGATCAATAAAGGTTACCCTATTTTGGAGCGTGGTCCTATTGGAAGGGTAGATGCTATATTGAAAACCAAATGGGGATATTACCAGGGGGGAGCAGATAAACGAGGTGATGATAAGGCTCTTGGTTGGTAG
- a CDS encoding long-chain fatty acid--CoA ligase codes for MAAMVTRVFDLLQYNLENFPKEEFISGKIKGEWVKHSTQNFCRKVDLLSKGLISIGIGKASRVAVMSHNRPEWNMTDFAISQIGAYQIPLYPTLAEHDVKFILENAEVTMVFAADEAIYKKLQAVNKELKSPVKIYTFDEIAGVDHWSLLLKAGEGLTELHLGAYRDEVKPEDILTLIYTSGTTGTPKGVMLTHDNLVKNFENSAVLLPPGLEKALSFLPLSHIFERMVVYLYMYSGVGVYYAESMDTIVADIQFVKPNAFSTVPRLLEKVYEKIMEKGKALTGIKRGIFFWSVALAEKFETRNSWFYNFKLGIARKLVFKKWQEALGGNIVVIISGGAALNPRLARVFWAAGMPVFEGYGLTETSPVITVNHLDNTMFGTVGPAIKGMEIKIAEDGEVLARGHAIMKGYYLRDDLTAETIDNEGWFHTGDIGEIVGGRFLKITDRKKEIFKTAGGKYVAPQIIENKFKETALVEQVMVLGENRKFPSALIVPNFVALKTWAAKKGIKYTTDEEMVKNAQVIEKFNQIVEYTGKDFGKWEQVKRFALLPKQWSIDGGELTPKLSLKRKVILEKNAVIIDKIYIDAENYKA; via the coding sequence ATGGCTGCAATGGTTACTAGAGTATTTGATTTACTACAATACAACTTAGAGAACTTTCCTAAAGAAGAATTTATTAGCGGTAAAATAAAGGGAGAGTGGGTAAAACACAGCACCCAAAATTTTTGTCGGAAGGTTGATCTGTTAAGTAAAGGATTGATCAGTATTGGCATCGGGAAAGCATCAAGGGTTGCTGTGATGTCGCACAACAGGCCTGAATGGAATATGACTGATTTTGCGATTAGTCAAATTGGGGCCTACCAAATTCCGCTGTATCCGACATTAGCAGAACACGATGTTAAGTTTATTCTGGAAAATGCTGAGGTGACAATGGTTTTTGCTGCTGATGAAGCTATCTATAAGAAGTTGCAGGCTGTAAATAAAGAATTAAAGTCGCCGGTTAAAATTTACACATTTGATGAAATAGCGGGTGTAGACCATTGGAGCCTATTATTAAAAGCTGGTGAAGGATTAACAGAGTTACATTTAGGTGCCTATAGGGATGAAGTGAAACCGGAAGATATTTTGACCTTGATTTATACATCAGGAACAACGGGAACACCCAAAGGGGTAATGTTAACCCATGATAACCTGGTCAAGAATTTCGAAAATTCGGCAGTACTTTTACCCCCCGGACTTGAAAAGGCGCTAAGTTTTTTACCGTTGTCGCATATTTTTGAGCGTATGGTAGTCTACCTGTACATGTACTCCGGAGTAGGTGTATACTACGCCGAGAGCATGGACACCATTGTTGCTGATATACAATTTGTAAAACCAAATGCTTTCTCTACCGTTCCGCGATTGCTGGAAAAGGTTTATGAGAAGATTATGGAAAAAGGTAAAGCCCTTACCGGAATTAAAAGGGGCATCTTTTTCTGGTCGGTAGCACTTGCCGAAAAATTTGAAACCAGGAACAGCTGGTTTTATAATTTTAAACTGGGGATTGCCCGTAAACTGGTATTTAAAAAATGGCAGGAAGCCCTGGGTGGAAACATCGTGGTGATCATTTCAGGTGGAGCAGCATTAAACCCTCGCCTTGCACGTGTTTTTTGGGCAGCAGGAATGCCTGTTTTTGAAGGGTATGGTTTAACAGAAACATCACCCGTAATTACGGTGAACCATTTGGACAATACGATGTTTGGAACAGTTGGGCCAGCTATCAAGGGAATGGAAATTAAAATTGCTGAAGACGGCGAGGTTTTAGCAAGGGGCCATGCCATTATGAAAGGTTATTATTTGCGTGATGACCTAACTGCTGAAACGATAGATAATGAGGGCTGGTTCCATACCGGTGATATTGGTGAAATTGTAGGGGGAAGGTTCCTTAAAATTACAGACCGGAAAAAAGAAATATTTAAAACTGCGGGGGGTAAATATGTAGCTCCACAAATTATAGAAAATAAATTTAAGGAAACGGCACTGGTAGAACAGGTAATGGTTCTGGGCGAAAACCGTAAATTTCCATCGGCATTGATTGTACCTAATTTTGTGGCGCTCAAAACATGGGCTGCCAAAAAGGGGATCAAGTATACTACAGATGAGGAAATGGTAAAAAATGCGCAGGTGATAGAAAAGTTTAACCAGATCGTTGAATATACAGGCAAAGATTTTGGGAAATGGGAGCAGGTAAAACGGTTTGCCCTGCTGCCTAAACAATGGAGTATTGATGGTGGAGAGTTAACGCCAAAATTGAGTTTGAAGAGAAAGGTTATCCTGGAGAAAAATGCAGTGATAATAGATAAAATCTATATAGATGCAGAAAATTATAAAGCTTAA
- the ltrA gene encoding group II intron reverse transcriptase/maturase, translating to MLEEILDIRNAQKAFRQVTTNKGAGGIDGMQTDELRDYLNIHWQALKSDILAGNYRPQSVLKVEIPKTGGGTRILGIPTVIDRLLQQAISQWLSPKYEGDFSANSYGFRPGRSAHQAVFQGQVNLNAGYTWVVEVDLEKFFDTVNHDKLMSLLWVKIKDKGTLKLIRAYLSGGMMDNGLVSPRREGAPQGSPLSPLLSNIILNELDQILEDRGHRFVRYADDCSIYVRSRKSAFRVMAVMTGYLEDKLKLKVNREKSKVSRPSGSTLLGFSFYGSKQGWQIRVASKSLKTIKQKIREQTQRNHSIATSERIYRLEKVIRGWVNYFSIAKAKNQLLRLDEMVRVRLRMIIWKQWKKVYTRIGNLIKLGISRDKAYEWANSRKSYCRIAHSPILCRVLDNAYFTKLKYTGFTNYYYWKTEYQKKLF from the coding sequence ATGCTTGAAGAAATATTAGACATCCGAAATGCACAAAAAGCCTTTCGGCAGGTTACTACCAATAAGGGTGCTGGGGGTATTGATGGTATGCAGACCGATGAACTTCGTGACTACCTCAATATCCACTGGCAAGCATTAAAGAGTGATATTTTAGCGGGTAATTATCGACCACAATCTGTACTTAAGGTAGAAATACCCAAAACGGGCGGTGGAACGAGAATTTTGGGCATCCCAACGGTAATCGACAGGCTGTTGCAACAGGCGATCTCTCAATGGTTGAGTCCTAAGTACGAGGGCGATTTTTCAGCAAACAGTTATGGGTTTCGCCCGGGTCGCAGTGCACATCAGGCGGTATTTCAGGGGCAGGTAAACCTCAATGCGGGTTATACCTGGGTTGTAGAAGTGGACTTGGAAAAGTTCTTTGATACGGTCAACCACGACAAGCTTATGAGCCTGTTATGGGTTAAGATCAAGGATAAGGGGACCTTAAAGCTTATTCGTGCTTACCTAAGTGGCGGTATGATGGATAATGGACTGGTTAGCCCCAGAAGAGAGGGTGCGCCGCAAGGTAGTCCTTTGAGCCCTTTATTATCAAACATTATTCTGAATGAGCTAGATCAAATTCTGGAAGACCGGGGCCACCGTTTTGTACGTTACGCAGATGACTGTAGTATTTATGTGCGGAGCAGAAAATCGGCCTTCCGTGTTATGGCGGTTATGACAGGCTATTTGGAAGATAAGTTGAAACTCAAGGTCAACCGGGAGAAGAGCAAAGTAAGCCGACCATCTGGTAGCACGCTTTTAGGCTTTTCCTTTTATGGCTCCAAACAAGGATGGCAGATCCGGGTTGCGTCCAAATCTCTGAAAACGATAAAACAGAAGATAAGGGAACAAACCCAACGGAACCATTCGATTGCTACTAGTGAACGAATTTATAGACTAGAAAAGGTCATACGGGGCTGGGTAAATTACTTTTCTATAGCCAAAGCCAAAAATCAGTTACTTAGATTAGACGAAATGGTCCGTGTAAGGTTAAGAATGATCATTTGGAAACAGTGGAAGAAAGTATATACCCGTATTGGGAACCTAATTAAGTTGGGTATTTCAAGGGACAAAGCTTATGAATGGGCAAACAGTCGAAAATCTTATTGCAGAATTGCTCACAGCCCAATACTATGTCGGGTGCTAGACAATGCATACTTTACAAAGCTAAAGTATACGGGCTTTACCAACTACTATTACTGGAAAACTGAATACCAGAAGAAATTATTCTAA
- a CDS encoding OmpA family protein — translation MTKIQTTIICCLIMLLTLQTKVKGQYVLIEADQQYALYNYSKAIDLYERAYQKKATLHAAERLAECYKNQHNYKQAENWYAIASAMPGSRIANTLYYAQALQSNSKYAEAKAQYNKYSLENKAVTEHQKSIWLQSCDSAMHWMKAPTDITIKNEQSLNSAQSDWGATKNKNNVVFASDRGISGKDNQATNRPFLKFDGAKTPNKNIYGWTGNAYLRLYTQTGNDSVKLVPVNAGTAYHIGPASFTADGRTMYFTLTKINKDAAYETVKGIKDKLATVNVEIYSSTSTEAGDWSAPAPFKYNNAKEYSLGDPFITADGQRLYFASNMPGGKGGMDLYVCEKTNAGDWGVPVNLKEINTEGNERSPAIDEENNFYFSSDGRVGMGGLDIYSTTIINGKIGEPRNLGYPTNSPQDDFSFNKITKYTGYLSSNRTGGLGDDDIYSFTLPMPKKISYVDPVVLNKEIRLENIYYDFDKWNIRPDAAVELDKLVQILKENPTIWIVLGSHTDSRGNDAYNLRLSQNRANSAVEYILNRGIDRKRITAKGYGETRLLNRCSNGVKCSEEEHQLNRRTEFTIVKQ, via the coding sequence ATGACGAAGATTCAAACCACAATTATATGCTGCCTCATCATGCTGCTTACCTTACAAACCAAAGTAAAAGGACAGTATGTTTTAATTGAAGCAGACCAGCAATATGCACTTTATAATTACAGCAAAGCAATAGATTTATACGAACGGGCTTATCAAAAGAAAGCTACTCTTCATGCTGCTGAACGCTTAGCTGAATGTTATAAAAATCAGCACAATTATAAACAAGCGGAAAACTGGTATGCAATAGCATCAGCTATGCCAGGCAGCAGGATTGCGAATACCCTTTATTATGCGCAGGCATTGCAAAGCAATAGCAAGTATGCAGAAGCCAAAGCGCAATACAATAAATATAGTCTGGAAAATAAGGCGGTAACGGAACATCAAAAAAGCATTTGGCTGCAATCATGCGATTCGGCTATGCACTGGATGAAAGCACCTACAGATATCACGATAAAGAATGAACAGAGCTTAAATTCGGCACAATCAGACTGGGGAGCAACAAAAAATAAGAACAATGTTGTATTTGCTTCCGATCGGGGCATTAGCGGGAAGGACAATCAGGCAACAAATCGACCTTTCTTAAAGTTTGATGGAGCGAAAACTCCTAATAAGAATATTTACGGTTGGACAGGTAATGCTTATTTAAGGCTATATACACAAACTGGAAATGACAGTGTTAAGCTGGTTCCGGTAAATGCTGGTACGGCCTATCATATTGGCCCTGCAAGCTTCACGGCAGATGGCAGAACGATGTATTTTACCCTAACTAAAATCAATAAGGATGCAGCTTATGAAACAGTAAAGGGTATAAAGGACAAGTTAGCTACCGTAAATGTAGAGATCTATTCAAGCACAAGCACTGAAGCCGGTGACTGGTCTGCCCCAGCTCCGTTTAAATATAACAATGCAAAGGAATATTCACTTGGCGATCCTTTTATTACTGCTGATGGACAGCGTTTATATTTTGCTTCGAACATGCCGGGAGGTAAAGGTGGGATGGACTTATATGTGTGTGAAAAGACGAACGCTGGCGATTGGGGTGTGCCTGTAAACTTAAAAGAAATCAATACCGAAGGCAATGAACGAAGTCCGGCAATTGATGAGGAAAACAATTTTTACTTCAGCAGTGATGGTAGAGTAGGTATGGGTGGATTGGATATTTATTCAACGACGATCATAAATGGAAAAATTGGTGAACCCAGGAACCTTGGATACCCAACAAATTCTCCTCAGGACGATTTCTCCTTTAACAAAATTACAAAATATACAGGTTATCTATCTTCTAACAGAACAGGTGGCTTGGGCGATGATGATATCTACAGTTTCACATTACCAATGCCAAAGAAAATTTCTTACGTAGATCCGGTTGTATTGAACAAGGAAATCAGGTTAGAGAACATCTATTATGATTTCGATAAATGGAATATCAGACCGGATGCAGCTGTTGAACTGGATAAATTGGTTCAGATCCTTAAAGAAAACCCAACGATTTGGATTGTACTGGGCTCACATACTGATAGTAGAGGAAATGACGCATACAATCTGAGGTTATCACAAAATAGGGCGAACTCGGCTGTCGAATATATTCTTAACAGAGGCATAGATAGAAAGAGAATAACTGCAAAAGGTTATGGCGAAACCAGGTTGCTGAATAGATGTAGCAATGGCGTTAAATGTAGCGAAGAAGAGCATCAGCTAAACAGAAGAACCGAATTTACAATTGTGAAGCAGTAG
- a CDS encoding type IX secretion system membrane protein PorP/SprF — protein sequence MMRKVLQLTIGLMLLFNLANAQQDGQFSQYMFNGIYINPAYAGYKEQLNLHAFYRNQWTGIQGAPKVLSLAVDAIANNGNVGLALQVSSDRLGAQRNESVYGNYAYRIRMNAEGTSRLAFGLGVGAVQLGIDGMLLNPNDPEPNQPVGMLSTILPDARVGAYYSDDRFYAGFSADNLLSQYIDVGKYAYIAQPKPHYYLTAGVLLPLSQDILLKPSFLLRDDRGGPTSLDVNAFVIFAERFWLGGSYRTGVKLYSKNYLQKNLSTLNSAVAAMQIFPTQNLRVGYAYDFSIGPLQGYSSGTHELSLGYFFNRKNTRMLTPRYF from the coding sequence ATGATGAGAAAAGTATTACAGTTAACAATAGGTTTGATGCTGCTATTCAACCTGGCAAATGCCCAGCAAGACGGCCAGTTTAGTCAGTATATGTTTAACGGGATTTACATCAATCCTGCCTATGCAGGTTATAAGGAGCAGTTAAATTTACATGCTTTTTACCGCAACCAGTGGACAGGTATTCAAGGTGCACCGAAAGTACTGTCGCTGGCAGTAGATGCAATAGCAAATAATGGAAACGTAGGTTTGGCCTTGCAGGTGTCGAGTGATCGGCTGGGTGCTCAACGCAATGAATCTGTTTATGGTAACTATGCTTACCGAATCAGGATGAATGCAGAAGGAACTTCCAGGCTGGCATTTGGTCTCGGTGTTGGGGCCGTTCAACTAGGTATCGATGGAATGCTTTTAAATCCTAACGATCCCGAGCCTAACCAACCTGTGGGTATGTTGAGTACTATACTGCCGGATGCAAGGGTGGGCGCATATTATTCCGATGATCGGTTTTATGCCGGGTTTTCGGCCGATAACCTCCTATCGCAATACATTGATGTAGGTAAGTACGCTTACATTGCTCAGCCTAAACCACATTATTATTTAACGGCAGGAGTGCTACTTCCTTTAAGTCAGGATATTTTATTAAAACCTTCATTTCTATTGAGAGACGATAGAGGTGGTCCGACAAGTTTAGATGTAAATGCATTCGTGATTTTTGCTGAGAGATTCTGGTTAGGAGGATCCTATCGTACAGGTGTGAAATTGTATAGTAAAAACTATTTGCAGAAAAATTTAAGCACCCTGAATTCGGCAGTTGCCGCAATGCAGATCTTTCCTACTCAGAACTTAAGAGTAGGCTATGCCTACGATTTTTCTATTGGCCCGTTGCAGGGGTACAGCAGCGGAACCCACGAATTATCCTTAGGCTATTTTTTCAATAGAAAAAATACAAGAATGCTAACACCAAGATATTTTTAA